One window of the Betta splendens chromosome 21, fBetSpl5.4, whole genome shotgun sequence genome contains the following:
- the LOC114846965 gene encoding trace amine-associated receptor 13c-like: MAHRVPKSGIEVLGGAGADVFLQEPPGNSREDTCTQESIRHRVQYRRNPVGNSRSGLFWADVGRSGLLFGADKAWSLSEMWLSWSLTQLGGQCSRGQNRQLRTSTNFLILSLAVSDFLVGLNMLHQINLVNGCWLFNDQMCTLYFVVDWIGTCTSIGIMVLISIDRYVAICHPLHYSTQVTPKRVQACVSLCWFWSVFYASIRMKDELQQPGRFKSCDGECVCYNSVIYQLMDFIIIFILPITIIVVLYIRVFVVAVAQARAMRSHIAAFSHYRSVSVTATKSELKAAWTLGIVIVVFIICMFPYFCVTVTGQDAVVNASSASFILCLYDSNSCFNPLLYACFYPWFRKSIKLIVTLQIVKPGSSEINML; encoded by the exons ATGGCACACCGAGTGCCCAAGAGCGGAATTGAAGTACTAGGAG GGGCGGGAGCCGACGTGTTCCTCCAAGAACCACCAGGAAACTCCAGGGAAGACACCTGCACACAAGAGAGCATAAGACACAGGGTCCAGTACCGGCGTAATCCAGTCGGGAACTCCAGGAGCGGCCTCTTCTGGGCCGATGTGGGCAGGAGCGGCCTCCTATTTGGGGCCGACAAGGCCTGGAGCTTAAGCGagatgtggctgagctggagcttgacaCAGCTGGGTGGCcagtgcagcagaggtcagaacaG GCAGCTCCGTACTTCCACCAActtcctcattctctctctggctgtgtcagaTTTCCTAGTGGGCCTCAACATGTTACATCAAATTAATCTTGTAAATGGTTGCTGGCTCTTCAATGACCAGATGTGCACCCTGTATTTTGTTGTAGACTGGATTGGTACCTGTACATCAATAGGAATCATGGTGCTCATATCTATTGACcgttatgtggccatctgtCACCCTCTGCATTACTCCACCCAGGTCACACCTAAAAGAGTTCAGgcgtgtgtgtcactgtgttggTTCTGGTCTGTGTTCTATGCCAGCATAAGGATGAAAGATGAATTACAACAACCAGGCAGGTTCAAATCCTGTGATGGAGAGTGTGTTTGTTATAACAGTGTTATTTATCAGTTGATGGACTTTATTATTATCTTCATTCTtcctattactattattgttgttCTGTATATCAGAGTATTTGTAGTGGCTGTAGCTCAGGCTCGAGCCATGAGGTCCCACATTGCAGCCTTCTCACACTATCGTTCAGTGAGTGTAACAGCTACAAAGTCTGAGTTAAAGGCAGCCTGGACTCTGGGTATCGTTATAGTTGTGTTTATAATATGCATGTTTCCATATTTTTGTGTCACagtcacaggccaggatgctgTGGTCAATGCTTCATCTGCGTCCTTTATTTTATGTCTGTACGACTCCAACTCCTGCTTCAACCCCCTGCTGTATGCCTGcttttacccctggtttagaaaatctatCAAGCTTATTGTTACACTTCAGATTGTGAAGCCTGGCTCTTCTGAGATAAACATGCTGTAG